A region from the Spiroplasma taiwanense CT-1 genome encodes:
- a CDS encoding FMN-dependent NADH-azoreductase, whose translation MSNKVLVITGTVSPLEKSFSVALTNRFIKEYSLLNPNDEIIRLDLNNEPMAQKTISRDNFGNYFNEADALKYINQLKEVNKVIISSPMNNFNVSGLIKNYLDHVLLADQTFSYKYVKKGDAIGLLDHLKVQILTTQGAPFGWYPWGNHTEFLKGTWEFVGSTVNEPILFAGTKIAPVSTMNTDEAIGQIADKIIEVAKKF comes from the coding sequence ATGTCAAATAAAGTATTAGTAATAACAGGTACTGTAAGTCCACTGGAAAAATCATTTTCAGTGGCATTAACAAATAGATTTATAAAAGAATATAGTTTATTAAATCCTAATGATGAGATTATTAGATTGGATTTAAATAACGAACCAATGGCACAAAAAACAATTTCAAGGGATAATTTTGGAAATTATTTTAATGAAGCTGATGCATTAAAATATATTAATCAATTAAAAGAAGTGAATAAAGTAATTATTTCAAGTCCAATGAATAATTTTAATGTAAGTGGACTAATTAAAAATTATTTAGATCATGTTTTACTTGCAGATCAAACATTTTCATATAAATATGTTAAAAAAGGTGACGCAATTGGTTTATTAGATCACTTGAAAGTTCAAATTTTAACAACACAAGGTGCCCCTTTTGGATGATATCCATGAGGTAATCACACAGAATTCTTAAAAGGAACTTGAGAATTTGTTGGTTCAACAGTGAATGAACCAATATTATTTGCTGGAACAAAAATTGCGCCAGTTTCAACAATGAACACAGATGAAGCAATTGGTCAAATTGCAGATAAAATTATTGAAGTTGCTAAAAAATTTTAA
- the udk gene encoding uridine kinase: MQKVTIITIAGGSASGKTTVAQAIANQIFKNEPICHISMDNYYKDFSNLSFEERQNLNFDHPNSLDIDRLCKDLDDLKENKSIDVPQYDFKTHSQSGNFTTLEPSNIVILDGILSLHIEEIRKRSDIKIFIKTDDDVRFIRRLLRDVNERGRQLNDVIAQYLETVKPMHKYFVVPSIDYADVIIPYYEGNTIAIDLIASKIKNLLKINSTTNLNVAINK; the protein is encoded by the coding sequence ATGCAAAAAGTAACTATTATTACGATTGCTGGGGGAAGTGCTAGTGGTAAAACTACTGTTGCACAAGCCATTGCAAATCAAATTTTTAAAAATGAACCAATATGCCATATTTCAATGGATAATTATTATAAAGATTTTAGCAACCTTTCTTTTGAAGAAAGGCAAAATTTAAATTTTGATCACCCAAATTCTTTAGATATTGATAGACTTTGTAAAGACTTAGATGATTTAAAAGAGAATAAGTCAATCGATGTTCCGCAATATGATTTTAAAACTCATTCTCAATCAGGGAATTTTACGACATTGGAACCATCAAATATTGTAATTTTAGATGGAATTTTATCATTACATATTGAAGAAATAAGAAAACGAAGTGATATTAAAATTTTTATAAAAACAGATGATGATGTTAGATTTATTAGAAGATTGTTAAGAGATGTTAATGAAAGAGGGCGTCAATTAAATGATGTTATTGCTCAATATTTAGAAACTGTTAAACCAATGCATAAATATTTTGTTGTTCCTTCAATTGATTATGCCGATGTTATAATTCCATATTATGAAGGAAATACAATAGCAATTGATTTAATTGCTTCTAAAATTAAAAATTTACTAAAAATAAATTCAACTACAAATTTAAATGTAGCAATTAACAAATAA